Proteins from a genomic interval of Flammeovirgaceae bacterium SG7u.111:
- a CDS encoding glycosyl hydrolase, which translates to MKKTTSTLSLLLILAVWTTSLFAQSTPPATSAKDRLAGFSKRKSLIENSLVAQVPFKNIGPTVMSGRVVDIDINEKDPTHFYVAYASGGLWKTENNGASFTPLFDNEAVMSIGDIAVDWETETIWVGTGENNSSRSSYSGTGIYKSTDSGKNWEHLGLEESHHIGRIILHPENKEIAWVASLGHLYSTDEERGLYKTTDGGKTWKKTISINEMTGIVDLVIDPENPDVLYAAAWERMRTAWNFVGSGEGSGIYKSTDGGETWDKLNTKKSGFPATKGVGRIGLAVAPSNPQIVYAMLDNQDLRDKKKEDEKYEVTKEKLKSMDAKVFANLKEEDINEFLDRQNFPQSYNATDIKAEVAKGDLKPIDLVNYLEDANAMLFDTPIKGAEVYRSDDGGKTWKKTHEDYIESLVYTYGYYFGQIRVSPTNPDKIYTVGVPIIKSEDAGKTWKSINGDNVHADHHALWVSDSREGHLVLGNDGGINISYDDGETWFKCNSVALGQFYSVNVDMAKPYKVYGGLQDNGVWMGKHTYQYSDSWHQSGKYPYQSIMGGDGMQVEIDTRDNATVYTGFQFGNYYRINTTTGERKKITPKHELGERPLRFNWQTPIYLSRHNQDVLYMGSNKFHRSLNKGEEFKTLSGDLTTGGKKGNVPYGTLATIHESPLKFGLIYVGSDDGLIHVSKDGGYNWEKVSDGLGGKELWVSRVQASAHKEPRVYASLNGYRSDNFEALVYASEDYGKTWKKIGLDLPAEPVNVIKEDPENEDILYVGTDHGLYISLDRGKSFMAFYQNLPAVAIHDLVVHPRDKDLVVGTHGRSIYVANVEHVQQLTPELLTKGLHAFEVSSLRFSTRWGKKSWSGWNGFFEPEVELPFYAKNAGTVTLEVSTKEGVALQKMNVEAEKGLNYLTYDLSFDEKNLSSYQSLLDEGSKEKVELGKGDNGKYYLQPGSFNLKLIQDENESTVKLEIKKPRGKMPRKPQKKTP; encoded by the coding sequence GTGAAAAAAACTACATCAACACTAAGCCTCCTGCTGATACTGGCAGTGTGGACAACCTCGCTTTTTGCACAATCAACTCCACCAGCTACTTCGGCTAAAGATCGCCTAGCAGGGTTTTCCAAGAGAAAATCTTTGATAGAAAATTCTTTAGTAGCGCAAGTTCCTTTCAAAAATATTGGACCTACCGTAATGAGCGGGAGAGTGGTGGATATTGACATCAACGAAAAAGATCCTACGCATTTTTATGTAGCCTATGCTTCGGGTGGGCTTTGGAAAACAGAAAACAACGGGGCGAGCTTTACCCCACTTTTTGACAATGAAGCCGTAATGAGTATTGGTGATATAGCGGTGGACTGGGAAACCGAAACAATTTGGGTAGGAACGGGAGAGAATAATTCGAGCCGCTCATCTTATTCGGGAACGGGAATTTATAAAAGCACCGATTCGGGTAAAAATTGGGAACACCTTGGGCTTGAAGAAAGCCATCACATAGGCAGGATTATTTTACACCCCGAAAACAAAGAAATTGCATGGGTAGCTTCTTTAGGTCATTTGTATTCTACCGATGAAGAAAGAGGTCTTTATAAAACTACGGATGGAGGAAAAACATGGAAAAAGACCATTTCCATCAATGAAATGACAGGAATAGTGGATCTGGTGATAGATCCCGAAAACCCAGATGTTTTATATGCGGCAGCTTGGGAGAGAATGAGGACGGCTTGGAATTTTGTAGGCTCGGGAGAAGGTTCAGGGATTTATAAAAGTACCGATGGGGGCGAAACTTGGGATAAGTTGAATACAAAGAAAAGTGGCTTCCCTGCCACCAAAGGGGTGGGCAGAATTGGGCTTGCTGTTGCTCCTTCCAACCCTCAGATAGTTTATGCCATGCTCGATAACCAAGACCTGAGAGACAAGAAAAAAGAGGACGAAAAATATGAGGTTACGAAGGAAAAGCTAAAATCGATGGATGCGAAGGTTTTTGCAAATCTTAAGGAGGAAGATATAAACGAGTTTTTGGACAGGCAAAATTTCCCGCAAAGCTACAATGCGACCGATATAAAAGCAGAAGTAGCAAAAGGTGATTTGAAGCCTATCGACTTGGTAAATTATTTGGAAGATGCAAATGCTATGCTTTTCGATACGCCTATAAAAGGAGCAGAAGTGTACCGCTCGGATGACGGAGGGAAGACATGGAAAAAAACGCATGAAGATTATATAGAGAGCTTGGTATATACCTATGGTTATTATTTTGGGCAAATCCGAGTTTCCCCCACTAACCCCGATAAAATCTATACGGTTGGTGTACCTATCATAAAGTCTGAAGATGCTGGAAAAACATGGAAATCGATCAATGGGGATAATGTCCATGCTGATCACCATGCCCTGTGGGTTAGCGATAGCCGAGAAGGGCATTTGGTGTTAGGCAACGATGGTGGAATAAATATTTCTTATGACGATGGAGAAACTTGGTTCAAGTGCAATTCGGTGGCTCTTGGGCAATTTTATTCGGTAAATGTGGATATGGCGAAGCCCTACAAAGTCTATGGAGGCTTGCAAGACAACGGCGTTTGGATGGGGAAACATACGTACCAATACAGCGATTCGTGGCACCAGTCGGGTAAATATCCTTATCAAAGCATTATGGGCGGCGACGGAATGCAAGTTGAAATAGATACGAGGGATAATGCAACGGTCTATACGGGTTTCCAATTTGGAAATTATTACCGCATCAACACAACTACAGGTGAAAGAAAGAAAATTACACCTAAACATGAGCTGGGCGAGCGCCCTTTGCGCTTCAACTGGCAAACGCCCATTTATCTTTCTCGCCACAACCAAGATGTGTTGTACATGGGTTCGAATAAATTCCATCGCTCGCTCAACAAAGGGGAGGAGTTCAAGACGCTATCGGGCGACCTGACTACGGGTGGTAAAAAAGGAAATGTGCCCTACGGAACTTTGGCGACGATCCACGAATCTCCGCTCAAATTTGGACTGATCTACGTTGGTTCGGACGATGGACTGATACATGTTTCCAAGGACGGAGGTTATAATTGGGAGAAAGTTTCAGATGGTTTGGGTGGAAAAGAGCTTTGGGTGAGCAGGGTTCAGGCTTCTGCTCATAAAGAACCGAGGGTGTATGCCTCGCTCAACGGTTACCGCTCCGATAACTTTGAGGCTCTCGTATATGCTTCGGAAGATTATGGAAAAACTTGGAAAAAAATAGGTTTAGATCTGCCTGCTGAGCCGGTAAATGTGATAAAAGAAGATCCTGAAAATGAAGATATTTTATATGTAGGCACAGACCATGGTTTGTACATTTCCCTCGATAGAGGCAAGAGTTTTATGGCATTTTACCAAAACTTGCCTGCTGTAGCCATCCACGATCTGGTAGTACATCCGCGCGATAAAGACTTGGTGGTAGGAACGCACGGTCGCTCCATTTATGTAGCAAATGTAGAACATGTGCAGCAGCTTACGCCTGAGCTTCTTACCAAAGGCTTACACGCTTTCGAGGTAAGTTCCCTGAGGTTTAGCACCCGCTGGGGCAAAAAATCGTGGAGTGGCTGGAATGGTTTTTTTGAACCTGAAGTTGAGTTGCCTTTTTATGCTAAAAATGCAGGAACTGTAACATTGGAAGTTTCCACCAAAGAAGGTGTAGCTCTTCAAAAAATGAATGTTGAAGCTGAAAAAGGACTTAATTACCTAACCTATGATTTGAGCTTTGATGAGAAAAACCTTTCTAGCTATCAATCTTTACTGGATGAAGGTTCAAAAGAAAAGGTCGAACTTGGAAAAGGGGACAATGGGAAATATTATTTGCAGCCTGGAAGCTTTAACCTGAAACTGATACAAGATGAAAATGAGAGTACAGTGAAGTTGGAAATAAAAAAGCCTAGAGGAAAAATGCCTAGGAAACCACAAAAAAAGACGCCGTAA
- the trkA gene encoding Trk system potassium transporter TrkA: protein MKILIAGAGEVGFHLAKLLANEEHDIVLIDLNQEKLKYAEEHLDVATVRGKSTSYNVLKGAGATNADMLISVTSSEENNILTCIIGKNLGTERTIARVDNVEFLQDDMKLDLLQMGVDELISPEALASKEIKRLLREAAITDNYDFERGQLSLIGITIDAKDPLNNKTLAETTHLNPGLNFITVAILRDNKTIIPRGDTRFQLDDHVYYIAEPEGVEKVLKLTGKKRSKIKNIMILGGSKAGYHAARGLSRQYNVKLLEIDKDKCFHLADQLEETMVINGDGREVELLEEEGIENVDAFIALTGNSETNIISSLVAKNHKVPKTIALVENMSYIHLSQNIGVDTLINKKLIAANFIFRYIREGQVVTITSIHGVDAEILEFVVKEDSKIISAPLKDLEFPKTAIVGGVIRKGKGHITMGDFTFEPNDRVVVLSKPECIHKVEDFFK from the coding sequence ATGAAGATATTAATAGCTGGGGCTGGCGAAGTTGGATTTCACCTCGCAAAACTATTGGCAAATGAAGAGCACGATATCGTGTTGATAGATTTGAACCAAGAGAAATTGAAATATGCCGAAGAACATCTTGATGTGGCTACGGTACGAGGAAAGTCTACTTCTTATAATGTGTTGAAAGGAGCTGGTGCTACCAATGCAGATATGCTCATATCCGTTACTTCATCCGAAGAAAATAACATTCTTACCTGTATCATAGGAAAAAACCTTGGTACAGAGCGGACGATTGCTAGGGTAGATAATGTAGAGTTTTTGCAAGATGATATGAAGCTCGATTTGCTCCAAATGGGAGTAGATGAGCTGATTTCGCCCGAAGCACTTGCCTCTAAGGAGATAAAGCGCCTTCTGAGAGAAGCTGCTATTACCGATAATTACGACTTTGAGCGTGGCCAACTTTCACTAATTGGTATTACCATAGATGCAAAAGATCCGCTCAATAATAAAACCTTGGCGGAAACTACTCATCTTAACCCGGGACTTAATTTTATCACCGTTGCTATTCTTCGAGATAATAAAACAATTATTCCAAGGGGAGATACACGGTTTCAGCTAGATGATCATGTGTACTACATAGCCGAGCCAGAGGGTGTGGAGAAAGTATTGAAACTTACGGGAAAAAAGCGTTCTAAGATCAAGAATATCATGATTTTGGGTGGAAGTAAGGCAGGTTATCATGCTGCACGGGGTTTGAGTAGGCAGTATAACGTGAAGCTCTTGGAAATTGACAAAGACAAATGTTTTCATTTGGCTGATCAATTGGAAGAAACTATGGTGATCAATGGAGATGGAAGGGAAGTAGAGCTTTTGGAAGAAGAGGGAATTGAAAATGTAGATGCATTTATTGCACTTACAGGCAACTCCGAAACTAATATTATTTCAAGTTTAGTTGCTAAAAACCATAAAGTACCCAAAACCATTGCCTTGGTGGAAAACATGAGCTACATCCACCTATCGCAAAACATAGGCGTAGATACGCTGATCAATAAAAAGTTGATTGCTGCCAATTTTATATTTAGGTACATACGAGAAGGACAAGTAGTGACCATCACGAGTATCCATGGGGTAGACGCAGAAATTTTGGAATTTGTAGTGAAGGAAGACTCCAAAATTATTTCAGCTCCGCTCAAAGACTTAGAGTTTCCTAAAACAGCGATAGTAGGTGGGGTAATCAGAAAGGGCAAAGGTCATATCACTATGGGTGACTTTACTTTTGAGCCTAACGATAGGGTAGTGGTGCTATCCAAACCCGAATGCATACATAAAGTCGAAGACTTTTTTAAATAG